Proteins encoded together in one Impatiens glandulifera chromosome 1, dImpGla2.1, whole genome shotgun sequence window:
- the LOC124945285 gene encoding uncharacterized protein LOC124945285 — MSNRIITGRPLSRSEQSWCKAVSCGTGTTILSLLVSKPPNLSHLHNALQKLQNSHPILSSKITYSTAAAAFSLIIPSTIPLPPFKLNSFSPPSPKDDVVSLSHLHIILEHEMNINPWSIPNLSSSSGVPVFFGSVYELPEEKWVVVFRLHTVVCDRTTAVGVLRELKELMKEIEEKNGGVEMGNSCFGKVSLGIEDLFPVGKGKKGIWAHGIDILGYSVNSLRFSNLKFKEVSGPRCSQMVRLQLSIQQTSQILMDCKLRGIKLHGALSAAGVMAAHSDQRNSGDSLGYKRHIVSNKYAIVTLTDCRSQLEPPLSSHNFGSYHSAILSMHVVKRGETVWDLAERIYTSFTNSKLSNKHFTDMSDLNFLMCKAMENPSLTPHSSLRTSLMCVFEETVEDDLQSQFGLEDYMGCASTHGVGPSIAVFDTIRGGMLDIMFVYPSPLHSREQMGMMVEEMKRILLEDRT, encoded by the exons AAACCACCAAACTTATCTCATCTCCATAATGCCCTTCAAAAACTCCAAAATTCCCATCCTATCCTCTCCTCCAAAATCACCTACTCCACCGCCGCCGCCGCATTCTCTCTCATAATACCATCTACAATACCACTACCTCCCTTCAAACTAAACTCATTCTCTCCCCCATCTCCCAAAGACGACGTCGTTTCCCTCTCCCATCTCCACATAATCCTCGAACATGAAATGAATATCAACCCATGGTCAATTCCAAacctctcttcttcttcaggtGTTCCTGTTTTCTTTGGAAGTGTTTATGAGCTGCCGGAAGAGAAGTGGGTGGTGGTTTTCCGGCTTCATACGGTTGTTTGTGATCGGACGACGGCGGTGGGGGTTTTGAGGGAGTTAAAGGAGTTGATGAAGGAGATTGAAGAGAAAAATGGAGGGGTAGAAATGGGAAATAGTTGTTTTGGaaaggttagtttgggaattgAAGATTTGTTTCCTGTTGGTAAAGGGAAGAAAGGTATATGGGCTCATGGGATTGATATATTAGGCTATTCTGTTAATTCACTTAGATTTAGTAATTTAAAGTTTAAGGAGGTTTCTGGGCCAAGATGTTCTCAAATGGTGAGGTTACAACTCAGCATACAACAAACTTCGCAAATACTCATG GATTGCAAGTTGAGAGGAATAAAGCTACATGGAGCTTTATCAGCTGCTGGAGTGATGGCAGCACATTCCGATCAGCGAAACTCCGGCGATTCACTTGGTTATAAGCGACATATCGTTAGTAATAAATACGCTATTGTAACACTCACCGATTGTCGGTCCCAACTTGAACCACCCCTTTCAAGTCACAATTTTG GATCTTATCATTCCGCTATTCTAAGTATGCATGTTGTGAAACGAGGAGAAACCGTGTGGGACTTGGCAGAAAGGATCTACACATCGTTTACGAATTCGAAACTCTCCAACAAGCACTTTACAGATATGTCCGACCTCAACTTTCTTATGTGTAAGGCCATGGAAAATCCTAGCCTGACACCACATTCGTCTTTGAGGACATCGTTGATGTGTGTTTTCGAGGAGACTGTGGAGGACGATTTGCAAAGCCAATTCGGATTAGAAGATTATATGGGATGTGCTTCGACTCATGGAGTCGGGCCATCAATTGCTGTATTTGACACTATAAGAGGCGGGATGTTGgatattatgtttgtttatcCGTCGCCTCTACATTCGAGGGAACAAATGGGAATGATGGTGGAGGAAATGAAGAGGATTCTTTTGGAGGATAGAACTTAG